The Neobacillus sp. OS1-2 genome includes a window with the following:
- a CDS encoding MFS transporter: MPRALWLLIIGMAVNVIGSSFLWPLNTIYIHDHLGKSLSVAGVVLMLNSGANVIGNLYGGHLFDKMGGYKSIILGIGISLLALIGLSIWHDWPQYVIFLTITGFGTGIIFPSMYAMAGSVWKEGGRKSFNALYVAQNLGVAVGASLGGMVADYSFQLIFLANTIMYVIFLLIAVIGYKGIVVDAVIHDHKEKALNVVRSKVNLQALLIVCAGYLLCWVAYSQWTTTIASYTQEINISLTQYSLLWTINGAIIVLGQPLLNGVLKYLSASLKVQILIGIGIFIVSFLVAGKASAFSGFLVAMIILSIGEMFIWPAVPTIAFDLAPKGREGFYQGIVNSTSTGGRMIGPLLGGIIVDMQSMSTLFILLIGLFLIAIVTTLLYDRGIKRKMVSGTVRGQM, encoded by the coding sequence ATGCCACGAGCCTTATGGCTTTTAATCATCGGGATGGCAGTGAATGTAATAGGCTCTTCTTTTTTATGGCCTTTAAATACAATCTATATTCACGATCATTTAGGAAAGTCCTTATCTGTTGCAGGGGTTGTCCTTATGCTCAACTCGGGAGCAAATGTCATCGGAAATCTTTATGGCGGCCATTTATTCGATAAAATGGGTGGTTATAAATCTATCATACTAGGGATTGGTATTTCCCTTTTAGCGCTTATCGGCTTATCTATTTGGCATGATTGGCCACAATACGTTATTTTTCTGACCATCACCGGATTTGGAACAGGAATTATTTTTCCATCTATGTATGCCATGGCAGGTTCAGTTTGGAAAGAAGGCGGGCGGAAATCGTTCAATGCCCTTTATGTCGCGCAAAACCTTGGGGTTGCGGTAGGTGCATCACTTGGCGGGATGGTAGCAGATTACTCTTTCCAATTAATCTTCTTAGCCAATACGATCATGTATGTCATCTTTTTACTAATAGCTGTGATTGGCTATAAGGGAATCGTGGTCGACGCTGTCATACATGATCATAAAGAAAAAGCGTTAAATGTTGTAAGAAGTAAAGTGAACTTACAGGCATTATTGATTGTTTGTGCGGGCTATTTGCTGTGCTGGGTTGCTTATAGCCAATGGACGACAACGATTGCCTCTTACACCCAGGAAATCAATATTTCATTGACGCAATATAGTTTACTTTGGACGATAAACGGTGCGATCATCGTTCTCGGGCAGCCGCTTTTAAATGGTGTCTTAAAGTATTTATCAGCATCACTTAAGGTGCAAATCCTTATTGGAATTGGAATCTTCATCGTTTCCTTTTTAGTTGCCGGAAAGGCGAGCGCCTTTTCAGGATTCCTGGTTGCGATGATCATCTTATCCATCGGTGAAATGTTCATCTGGCCAGCCGTTCCTACCATCGCTTTCGATTTAGCTCCTAAGGGGAGAGAAGGCTTCTATCAAGGAATTGTCAACAGCACCTCAACCGGTGGAAGAATGATTGGCCCCTTACTAGGCGGAATAATTGTTGACATGCAGAGCATGTCCACATTATTTATCCTATTGATTGGACTATTCCTCATCGCAATCGTCACCACCCTGTTGTATGATCGTGGAATAAAAAGGAAAATGGTGTCAGGCACCGTTCGTGGACAAATGTAG